From Cotesia glomerata isolate CgM1 linkage group LG2, MPM_Cglom_v2.3, whole genome shotgun sequence, a single genomic window includes:
- the LOC123259172 gene encoding uncharacterized protein LOC123259172: MNKEATQNKLPTLLNIVIHFLQTCEKDYQTIVLHKDVSESMIKSLSGLEKIAVVLQKDLPIIEFNFLRKNKVDLFIVTLENSVKNLNQILLDLKTSLRWEIMIPHFVLNNIENGCKDAKAVLKMVWQQKILNCYYVCFDSEGKLFVYTFNPYSSRSPYQWRMVEEISNKSIYMAIYNRPYNEADICDGFNFDRTKQHDKTATKILANKDFVFNDSYELSKAIEVFFNASLTKITLWDCDPSLEEYRSQKRTTDFVMCLQNYDRITKLDNLAATYPISINGHYIFSNNQRYLSPLEKKYNSFGINIIIITLLLSIIIYVVILNMTSFRSYSFPIVEILRLWAGFSLNTKVKTLPLRIFFTPVFLFFLVMQSTLQGDLAEFLSKTELRENADSVTDIQRDYYKEVLIVDYMLSNKLTFETIKSKVINSNESYCVETVIEDESTACLIADHDLMSILKTKINSTIYLQNFYVSKYPLDAKNFVYCARRDWPLREKFDIFLMHLESFGINRKLLEGTRFHLRIKSNLQKSRYVLSYQQISFDSLSFVFFCWTMGMICSILSFIFETCILSNRCFFKLSLVDKNKIVVEDKKLKIFYGNNKQKVLYFRDDRKITNNIKNRMIVIKRSPHCGIEHI; this comes from the exons ATGAATAAAGAAGCAACCCAAAATAAATTACCTACATTATTGAATATTGTG attcattttcttcaaacgTGTGAAAAAGATTATCAAACAATTGTTCTTCACAAAGATGTAAGTGAAAGTATGATTAAAAGCTTGAGTGGATTAGAAAAAATTGCCGTCGTTCTACAAAAAGATTTACCAATAattgaattcaattttttgcgtAAAAACAAAGtcgatttatttattgtcaCCCTTGAAAATTCAGTTAAGAATCTCAACCAAATTCTGCTTGATCTTAAAACTTCTCTTCGATGGGAAATTATGATACCTCACTTTGTATTGAACAATATAGAAAATGGCTGTAAGGACGCAAAAGCGGTTTTAAAAATGGTTTGGCAgcaaaaaatactgaattgTTACTATGTATGTTTTGATTCTGAAGGAAAACTTTTTGTTTATACTTTCAATCCGTACTCAAGCCGATCTCCTTATCAATGGCGAATGGTTGAAGAAATatctaataaatcaatttacaTGGCAATTTACAATCGACCATACAATGAAG CTGACATATGCGATGGTTTCAATTTCGATCGCACTAAGCAACATGATAAAACCgcaacaaaaattttagctAATAAAGACTTTGTATTTAATGACAGCTATGAGCTCTCCAAAGCAATAgaggttttttttaatgcttcTCTTACTAAAATTACTCTTTGGGATTGCGATCCAAGTCTAGAAGAATATCGTTCTCAAAAAAGAACAACTGACTTCGTAATGTGCCTGCAAAATTACGATAGAATAACAAAATTGGACAATTTGGCAGCCACCTATCCAATATCTATCAATGGCCATTACATCTTTTCAAACAATCAAAGATACCTCTCTCCCTTAGAGAAAAAGTACAATTCTTTTgggattaatattattataataacacTTTTGCTATCAATCATAATTTATGTAGTAATTTTGAACATGACTTCCTTCCGAAGCTATTCATTTCCCATCGTTGAAATACTCCGCTTGTGGGCTGGATTTTCGCTGAACACCAAAGTAAAAACTCTACCCCTGCGGATTTTCTTTACACCAgtatttttgttctttttgGTTATGCAAAGCACGCTTCAAGGAGATCTAGCAGAATTTCTTTCGAAAACCGAACTACGAGAAAATGCCGACTCAGTAACGGACATACAACGTGATTATTATAAGGAAGTTTTGATCGTCGATTACATGTTGTCGAATAAGCTAACTTTTGAAACAATAAAGTCCAAAGttataaattcaaatgaaTCATACTGTGTAGAGACAGTTATTGAAGACGAATCAACCGCCTGTCTGATAGCGGATCATGATCTAATGTCTATACTAAAaaccaaaattaattctaCAATTTATCTGCAAAATTTCTATGTGTCTAAATATCCTTTAGACGCTAAGAATTTTGTGTATTGCGCTCGGCGCGATTGGCCGctaagagaaaaatttgatatattCCTTATGCATTTGGAAAGTTTTGGAATCAATCGTAAATTACTTGAAGGTACACGTTTTCACTTGAGAATCAAATCTAATTTACAGAAATCGAGATACGTATTGAGTTATcaacaaatttcttttgatTCACTATCATTTGTATTTTTCTGTTGGACTATGGGAATGATTTGCAGCATTCttagttttattttcgaaacatGTATTTTGTCTAATAGATGTTTCTTTAAATTGAGTCTTGTTGATAAGAACAAGATAGTAGTTGAAGATAAAAAGCTGAAGATATTTTATGGAAATAATAAGCAAAAAGTATTGTATTTTAGAGATGATCGAAAAATTAcgaacaatataaaaaatcgaaTGATAGTCATCAAAAGAAGCCCTCATTGCGGCATTGAACATATTTAA
- the LOC123259194 gene encoding phospholipase A1 member A, with protein sequence MAVTFVLHLLFVTFFLFFQTSTVSGQNKTLKDLFNSTSCAKPPFICPHPQIEFYLYTRTTQKNPVLLDVLNRRSLEYTTFDRSHPTKIIIHGFGGGRNLAPSTDLRNAYFKRGDYNIIIVDYGSLVREPCLSQMQWGPDFCSQCIAQLVRYLRDHPRGIPVANIHMLGYSVGAHIAGLVANHLPDDKLGRITGLDPTIFFYMNGNRSRDLDKTDAHFVDIIHTGAGILGQWGPNGHADFYVNGGSSQPGCATASILQTLACDHTKVTPYYIESITTKVGFWAAPCANLFSYLTGWCSPKDEEWLLMGEDTPHIARGIYYLSTNARKPYARGHPGKRQLPKNRKQLSYRQY encoded by the exons ATGGCGGTCACTTTTGTTCTACATCTTCTTTttgtaacattttttttgtttttccaaacat caaCTGTAAGCGGTCAAAATAAAACTCTGAAAGATCTCTTCAATAGTACTTCTTGTGCGAAGCCTCCCTTTATTTGCCCGCATCCACAAATAGAGTTTTATTTGTATACCag AACGACTCAAAAAAATCCAGTTCTCCTTGACGTCCTAAATCGCCGGTCATTGGAATACACGACGTTTGACCGGTCCCATCCGACGAAAATAATAATCCACGGATTTGGAGGCGGAAGAAATTTAGCGCCGAGCACTGATCTGAGGAATG cgTATTTCAAGCGCGGCGACTACAACATAATAATCGTCGACTACGGATCATTAGTCCGCGAGCCATGTCTGTCGCAAATGCAGTGGGGACCGGATTTCTGTTCACAATGTATTGCTCAGTTAGTGAGGTACTTGAGGGATCACCCTCGTGGGATACCGGTCGCGAATATCCACATGCTGGGCTACAGTGTTGGTGCTCACATAGCCGGCTTGGTGGCGAACCACTTGCCCGATGACAAGCTGGGACGGATTACTG GTCTAGATCCgacgatatttttttacatgaaCGGAAACCGTTCGAGGGATTTGGACAAAACGGATGCTCACTTTGTCGATATCATCCACACCGGTGCTGGGATTCTGGGCCAGTGGGGCCCAAACGGGCACGCGGATTTTTATGTAAATGGTGGTTCCAGTCAACCTGGATGTGCGACTGCTTCTATTTTAc aaactCTGGCGTGCGATCACACAAAAGTAACGCCGTATTATATCGAATCAATAACAACGAAGGTGGGATTTTGGGCAGCACCATGtgcaaatttattttcctATCTGACAGGATGGTGCAGCCCAAAAGACGAAGAATGGCTTCTTATGGGAGAGGATACCCCACACAt CGCTCGAGGAATTTATTATCTGTCAACAAACGCACGCAAACCGTACGCCCGAGGACATCCAGGAAAAAGGCAACTCCCGAAAAATCGGAAGCAATTGTCTTACCGCCAGTATTAA